A section of the Polyangium spumosum genome encodes:
- a CDS encoding HsdM family class I SAM-dependent methyltransferase produces MQQAATFLKGRLARRQKSQDAFVQFLTALRDLLTRPWIRHAGRAVALHEYLASREAEGATDGDEAPVVDQLVRDLLGALGYTQADYAYNRPLGTTKRRNVPDFSVYARDFVDAPVFVIEDKSTSVRDLHARTGGAPGDESPFDQLRRYVRSGAVHGRTGMLCNGWVLEAWQLGADGDSRLLHLDLRGLSLHYAKSSDPHPPEPWKGALYALWSRFSRAAFSDADVDSREMLRMPPMSPAWVAKLNERLAATCDPAVLQDDIDAYLEEAWRAVAIDVAGAADTLVDVIRVLIDDFAEDVRHQLDDALARHATYVEASRKEFAEAKVEALWAGIALKRSKFDIAEDAFAREVLEPLSLWRGASRWGEVRKLAAQCRKKLSACVRPPEAGKGSQRQMFDEGERAVGGVSKGAIEAHRKTVLEDFEQGIHAFCNEVIAVERQRADLEEQHRGSIQAANAFGAWRERVSSSVMVGATEDLLRAEFSRQTAYVYIIRLLLVRICEDKGLFKRKLSDGALLSWHKESARYLDYASGRSYDYLTRMAYECAQNVYTHFYGASRVFDWYRMDDKILLRALCMLNAFNLERIDTDIIGTVYGRYLVEGKHEQGRYYTRRSLVNLMLDMVGYEGGKIIGRRIADLACGSGSFLVEAARRLLGRYRGTDGKIPTAHVETALREVQTSILGIDVNPFACYLAETNLLIQVLDLIRQAQEEGLSFVVERFSIYSADALLVNEDLALVPGAAFALADREEAAVELAKARSGPFAQGFDFLVGNPPYVRADEEAPMYLAYRAKVQEQAWFSTRHLKWDLYVPFVEQYHRLLADGDDARACLVTIESLATAPYASKLRELLAREATVHEVLFAEDLKLFDDAAWQNNIVFSFSRGTPEEGHEVARSTAHAVRSGGEIREIQKEPLDRLVQADADPDRLFNKRAEARLDLTDTVRWDEICYVTKGMVLHSSERLSDGQVIQVPATYDPACFREEVVEDLGARGKRIRHRAFGRDELVSDVQDVVHARRYVGSREVLRGGIGKTRWLEYGEHTRCPSRVSRPTFPELYNRTKIMFGTFTGVAVDEGMADEYLVVSDSVRTAVRWSELEGVTNRALTDARKELKEAGRYAPDLSRDFSAWYLCALALSEPIQAWLSANKRSMKEHVYPEDIKAIPVKHIPPAEQAPFVELARERHRLWDELVALEAEGYRLGSRIEIPVHSLLERYRREHPRTRHLTLLRAMAAGLFRIDEAFQREDLVRVKADGDKLRIGRAVVGEIGEGVKEKAAVAEVLARVLASLPGPLQDRQDIDAIPATEKGLLDLAAWLEARESDVRARQDRIGAINAEIDRLARALYQPGG; encoded by the coding sequence ATGCAGCAAGCAGCGACGTTTCTGAAGGGGCGCCTCGCGCGACGGCAGAAGAGCCAAGACGCGTTCGTACAGTTCCTCACGGCGCTCCGTGACCTCCTCACCCGGCCTTGGATCCGGCACGCGGGTCGGGCGGTCGCGCTCCATGAATACCTCGCGAGTCGCGAGGCCGAGGGCGCGACCGACGGGGACGAGGCGCCGGTCGTCGACCAGCTCGTGCGAGATCTGCTCGGCGCGCTCGGGTACACGCAGGCCGACTATGCGTACAACCGCCCGCTCGGGACGACCAAGCGCCGGAACGTCCCTGATTTCAGCGTGTATGCGCGAGACTTCGTGGACGCGCCCGTCTTCGTCATCGAGGACAAGTCGACGAGCGTGCGTGACCTCCATGCAAGAACGGGGGGGGCGCCCGGCGACGAGTCACCCTTCGATCAGCTTCGGCGTTACGTGCGTTCGGGGGCCGTGCATGGGCGAACGGGAATGCTCTGCAATGGCTGGGTCCTGGAGGCGTGGCAGCTCGGGGCGGATGGGGACTCCCGGCTCCTTCATCTCGATTTGCGGGGCCTGTCCTTGCATTACGCGAAGAGCTCCGACCCGCACCCGCCCGAGCCCTGGAAGGGCGCGCTTTATGCCTTGTGGTCGCGCTTCTCCCGGGCCGCCTTCTCGGACGCGGACGTCGATTCGCGCGAGATGCTCCGGATGCCCCCGATGTCTCCGGCCTGGGTCGCGAAGCTCAATGAACGGTTGGCCGCGACGTGCGATCCGGCCGTGCTGCAAGACGACATCGACGCCTATCTCGAAGAGGCATGGCGTGCCGTGGCGATCGACGTGGCTGGGGCTGCCGACACCCTCGTCGACGTGATCCGCGTGCTCATCGACGACTTCGCGGAGGACGTGCGCCACCAGCTCGACGACGCGCTCGCGCGGCATGCGACGTACGTCGAAGCGTCGCGGAAGGAGTTCGCGGAGGCGAAGGTCGAGGCGCTCTGGGCGGGGATCGCCCTGAAGCGATCGAAGTTCGACATCGCAGAGGACGCCTTCGCGCGTGAAGTCCTGGAGCCGCTCTCGCTGTGGCGGGGCGCGTCTCGGTGGGGGGAGGTGCGTAAGCTAGCGGCGCAATGCCGCAAGAAGCTCTCGGCGTGCGTGCGGCCTCCCGAGGCGGGGAAGGGCTCGCAGCGGCAGATGTTCGACGAAGGCGAGCGCGCGGTCGGCGGCGTGTCGAAAGGGGCGATCGAGGCGCACCGCAAGACGGTCCTCGAGGACTTCGAGCAGGGCATTCATGCCTTCTGCAACGAGGTCATCGCCGTCGAGCGCCAGCGCGCCGACCTTGAAGAGCAGCACCGCGGGAGCATCCAGGCCGCGAACGCCTTCGGCGCCTGGCGGGAGCGTGTCTCCTCCAGCGTCATGGTGGGTGCCACGGAAGACCTCTTGCGGGCCGAGTTCTCCCGCCAGACAGCTTACGTGTACATCATCCGGCTCCTTCTCGTCCGCATCTGCGAGGACAAGGGCCTCTTCAAGCGCAAGCTCTCGGACGGCGCGCTCCTCTCCTGGCACAAGGAGTCCGCGCGGTACCTCGATTATGCCTCCGGCCGCTCGTACGATTACCTCACGCGTATGGCCTACGAGTGCGCGCAGAACGTGTACACACACTTCTACGGTGCGTCGCGCGTCTTCGATTGGTACCGGATGGATGACAAGATCCTCCTGCGGGCGCTCTGCATGCTCAACGCGTTCAACCTGGAGCGCATCGACACCGACATCATCGGCACCGTGTACGGCCGGTACCTCGTCGAGGGGAAACACGAGCAGGGCAGGTATTACACGCGGCGCTCGCTCGTGAACCTGATGCTCGACATGGTGGGCTACGAGGGGGGGAAGATCATCGGTCGTCGCATCGCCGATCTCGCCTGCGGCTCTGGCAGCTTCCTCGTCGAGGCGGCGCGACGGCTCCTCGGGCGCTACCGCGGGACGGACGGGAAGATCCCCACGGCGCACGTGGAGACGGCGCTGCGCGAGGTGCAGACGTCCATCCTGGGCATCGACGTCAATCCCTTCGCTTGTTACCTCGCCGAAACCAACCTCCTGATTCAGGTCCTCGACCTCATCCGCCAGGCGCAGGAGGAGGGGCTCTCGTTCGTCGTCGAGCGGTTCTCGATTTACTCGGCGGACGCGCTGCTCGTGAACGAGGATCTGGCGCTCGTCCCCGGCGCCGCGTTCGCGCTCGCCGATCGCGAGGAGGCCGCGGTGGAGCTCGCCAAGGCGCGGAGCGGGCCTTTTGCCCAGGGCTTCGATTTTCTGGTCGGCAACCCGCCCTACGTGCGCGCGGACGAGGAGGCGCCGATGTACCTCGCTTATCGCGCGAAGGTGCAGGAGCAGGCCTGGTTCTCGACGCGGCACCTGAAATGGGACCTCTACGTGCCTTTCGTCGAGCAATACCACCGGCTGCTCGCCGATGGCGACGACGCGCGGGCCTGCCTCGTCACGATCGAGTCGCTCGCCACGGCGCCTTATGCCTCGAAGCTCCGCGAGCTGCTCGCGCGCGAGGCGACCGTGCACGAGGTGCTCTTCGCCGAGGACCTGAAGCTCTTCGATGACGCCGCATGGCAGAACAACATCGTCTTCTCCTTCTCGCGAGGCACCCCCGAAGAGGGACACGAGGTGGCCCGCTCGACGGCGCACGCGGTGCGTAGCGGTGGCGAGATCCGCGAGATCCAGAAGGAGCCGCTCGATCGTCTGGTCCAGGCCGACGCGGATCCCGACCGTCTCTTCAACAAGCGCGCGGAGGCTCGGCTCGATCTCACGGATACCGTGCGGTGGGACGAGATTTGTTACGTGACCAAGGGCATGGTCCTTCATTCGTCCGAGAGGCTGTCCGATGGCCAGGTGATCCAGGTCCCCGCCACGTACGACCCGGCGTGCTTTCGTGAGGAGGTGGTGGAGGATCTCGGGGCGAGGGGAAAGCGCATCCGCCACCGAGCTTTCGGCCGCGACGAGCTGGTGTCCGATGTGCAAGATGTCGTCCATGCACGACGATATGTCGGCTCGCGCGAGGTGCTCCGCGGGGGTATCGGGAAGACGCGCTGGCTCGAGTACGGCGAACATACGCGTTGCCCTTCACGCGTGAGTCGACCGACGTTCCCGGAGCTCTACAACCGCACGAAGATCATGTTCGGCACGTTCACGGGCGTCGCGGTGGACGAGGGCATGGCGGACGAATATCTCGTCGTTTCCGATTCTGTACGGACAGCGGTTCGATGGTCCGAGCTAGAAGGCGTGACCAACCGGGCCCTCACCGATGCCCGCAAGGAGTTGAAAGAGGCCGGACGTTACGCCCCCGACCTCTCGCGCGACTTCTCCGCGTGGTACTTGTGCGCGCTCGCCCTCAGCGAGCCCATTCAAGCCTGGCTCAGCGCGAACAAGCGCTCCATGAAGGAGCACGTCTACCCCGAGGACATCAAGGCCATCCCCGTCAAGCACATCCCCCCCGCGGAGCAGGCGCCTTTCGTGGAGCTCGCGCGGGAACGGCATCGGCTCTGGGACGAGCTCGTGGCCCTCGAGGCGGAGGGGTATCGGCTCGGATCACGTATCGAGATCCCGGTCCATTCCTTGCTCGAACGATATCGGCGCGAGCACCCGCGGACCCGGCACCTCACGCTCCTCCGCGCCATGGCCGCGGGCCTCTTCCGGATCGACGAGGCATTCCAGCGCGAGGACCTCGTCCGCGTGAAGGCCGACGGGGACAAGCTGCGTATCGGCCGCGCCGTCGTCGGGGAGATCGGAGAGGGCGTGAAGGAAAAGGCGGCGGTGGCGGAGGTGCTCGCGCGTGTCCTCGCCTCGCTGCCGGGCCCTCTCCAGGATCGGCAAGACATCGACGCCATCCCGGCCACGGAAAAGGGCCTCCTCGACCTCGCCGCCTGGCTCGAAGCCCGCGAGAGCGATGTACGGGCGCGGCAGGATCGGATCGGCGCCATCAACGCCGAGATCGATCGGCTCGCGCGCGCCCTCTATCAGCCCGGGGGCTGA